A stretch of Cicer arietinum cultivar CDC Frontier isolate Library 1 chromosome 5, Cicar.CDCFrontier_v2.0, whole genome shotgun sequence DNA encodes these proteins:
- the LOC101489304 gene encoding uncharacterized protein, translating into MLGVNNHMMKGKRQSKKSKKEVKVTYISSPMKVKTSASNFRALVQELTGQDSNVAEMFVEVNDRSVHVDDVQNHDKGSTQQQWSSDNSSEAYMQEDSTWMKLDEDYNLIPSMEALNGHLQYDFLSFDMI; encoded by the coding sequence ATGCTTGGTGTTAACAACCATATGATGAAGGGGAAAAGGCAGAgcaaaaaaagcaaaaaagagGTAAAAGTTACTTATATTTCAAGCCCTATGAAGGTGAAAACTAGTGCTTCAAACTTTAGAGCACTTGTGCAAGAACTCACTGGTCAAGATTCCAATGTTGCTGAAATGTTTGTGGAAGTTAATGATAGAAGTGTTCATGTTGATGATGTTCAAAATCATGACAAAGGTTCAACTCAACAACAATGGAGTAGTGATAATTCTAGTGAAGCCTATATGCAAGAGGACTCTACTTGGATGAAACTTGATGAAGATTACAATTTGATACCCTCAATGGAGGCATTAAATGGACACCTTCAATATGATTTTTTGAGTTTTGATATGATATAG